The following are from one region of the Biomphalaria glabrata chromosome 12, xgBioGlab47.1, whole genome shotgun sequence genome:
- the LOC129922043 gene encoding uncharacterized protein LOC129922043: MERMINSRLVWYLERNKVISNYQCGFRQGRTTTDHLVRLEAYIRNALLRREHLVAVFFDIEKAYDTTWKHGILRDLALMGLKGHLPRFVEEFLKDRKFQVRVGNSASDTHDQEMGVPQGSILSVTLFNIKINSIINALSPGIECSLYVDDFVILTYGKNMNTLERKLQLCLNKIQGWANYNGFKFSDSKTVSMHFCNLRGLHPDPELFIHKKKIPVVKTTKFLGLTLDSKFNFLPHIKELKKKCQKSLNILRVLSHTDWGADRDTLLLLYRSLIRSKLDYGSIIYGAARKSYLKILEPIQNAALRLCLGAFRTSPIPSLHVEAGELPMDIRMKKLAMQYIVKLKSNPTNPAFDSIFNPTEVELYNRRPNVIQPLGLRMREPIQNLTPPIDQISKIETPQNPPWLMNKPKLNLSLLNFKKENTDPSILQVHFRELQESYGDCGTIYTDGSKMEGKVACACSFRNKTISRRLPDGCSIFTAELHAILLALMAVKASERRKFIICSDSKSTLQALGRMKTDIPLVHKSLKLLDLITADRRDVTFIWVPSHVGIEGNEAADREAKRALNHAVSGTQIPYSDLRQSIASATYREWQNRWEAETHSKLRQIVADVRWRPTSKGLTRRGSTTMSRLRIGHTYITHSFVLKREEPPLCEYCDSRLTVEHILVDCPRYQDVRAKHFRATNLKTLFNNVDPGKVLGFIREVGLSTKI, from the coding sequence atggaaagaatgattaacagtaggctggtctggtacctggaaaggaataaagtgatctcaaactaccagtgcggattccggcaggggcggacaacaactgaccacctggtaaggctggaagcttatattagaaatgcattactcagaagagaacatctagtagctgtattcttcgatatagaaaaggcctatgacacaacctggaaacatggcattctacgtgacctggcgcttatggggcttaagggacacctcccccgttttgtggaggaattcctgaaagatcgaaaatttcaggttcgagtgggcaactccgcttctgacactcatgaccaggaaatgggtgtaccccagggcagcattctgtcagtcaccctgttcaacattaaaataaatagcatcataaatgcgctgtcccctggcatagagtgctctttgtatgttgatgactttgtcattcttacttatgggaaaaacatgaacaccttagaaaggaaattacagttatgtttaaacaaaattcagggttgggcaaactataatggtttcaaattctcagactccaaaacagttagtatgcatttttgtaatctaaggggactccacccagaccctgaactatttatacacaaaaagaagatccctgtcgtgaaaactacaaaatttttaggcctcaccttagattccaaatttaattttctcccccacattaaggaacttaagaagaaatgccaaaagtcattaaacatactaagagtactcagccatacggactggggagctgacagagataccttgctgctgctctatcggagtctaattcgatccaagctagactacggatccataatatatggagcagcaaggaagtcgtacctaaaaatactggaaccaatacaaaatgctgccctgcgtctctgcctcggcgcgtttcgtacatcacctatcccaagtctccatgtggaggctggagaactccccatggatataagaatgaaaaagcttgcaatgcagtatatagtcaagctaaaatccaaccccacgaaccctgcttttgactccatatttaaccccacagaggtagaattatacaatcgaaggcctaacgtcatacagccgttgggccttcgaatgagagaacccatccaaaatttaaccccacccattgaccaaatctctaaaatagaaacccctcagaatcctccttggctaatgaataaacccaaattaaatttatccctccttaatttcaaaaaagaaaatacagacccaagcatactacaagtccactttagggaactgcaggagagctacggagattgtggcaccatctacacagacggatccaaaatggagggaaaggtcgcgtgtgcctgctcctttcggaacaaaacaatctcccgtagactccccgatggctgctccatctttacggccgaattgcacgcaatattgcttgcacttatggccgtaaaagcatcagaaaggaggaaatttataatctgctccgactccaaatctacattgcaagctttggggcggatgaagactgacatcccattggtacataagagcctgaagctgttggacctaataacagccgaccgtagggatgtcaccttcatctgggtcccctcccatgttggcattgagggaaacgaagccgcagacagagaagcaaagagagccctaaatcatgcggtgtcaggaacccaaatcccctactcggacctgagacaaagtattgcctctgccacctatcgagagtggcagaaccgatgggaggctgagactcacagtaaactcaggcagattgtggcggatgtcaggtggcggcccacatctaagggtctgacaaggcgtggtagcacaaccatgtccagacttaggattggccacacctacatcacgcactcttttgtactgaagagagaggagcccccactttgcgagtactgtgactctcgcctcaccgtggaacatatcctcgttgattgccccagataccaggatgtcagggcgaaacattttagagccactaatctaaaaacactatttaataatgtcgaccctgggaaggtactgggctttattcgggaagtggggctatctacgaagatctga